A stretch of Panthera uncia isolate 11264 chromosome A1 unlocalized genomic scaffold, Puncia_PCG_1.0 HiC_scaffold_16, whole genome shotgun sequence DNA encodes these proteins:
- the LIG4 gene encoding DNA ligase 4: MATPQTSQTVASHVPFADLCSTLERIQKSKGRAEKIRHFREFLDSWRRFHDALHKNQKDVRDSFYPAMRLILPQLERERMAYGIKETMLAKLYIELLNLPREGKDALKLLNYRTPTGTRGDAGDFAMIAYFVLKPRCLQKGSLTVQQVNDLLDSIASNNSARRKDLIKKSLLQLISQSSALEQKWLIRMIVKDLKLGFSEQSVFSAFHNDAAELHNVTTDLEKVCRQLHDPSVGLSDISITLFSAFKPMLAAIADIERIEKDMKHQSFYIETKLDGERMQMHKDGDVYQYFSRNGFNYTDQFGDSPQEGSLTPFIHSAFKTDVQNCILDGEMMAFNPNTQTFMQKGNKFDIKRMVEDSDLQTCYCVFDVLMVNNKKLGRETLKKRYDVLTSVFTPIPGRIDIVQKTQAHTKKEVIDALNEAIDKREEGIMIKHPLSIYKPDKRGEGWLKIKPEYVDGLMDELDTLIVGGYWGKGSRGGMMSHFLCAVAEKPPPGEKPSMFHTLCRVGSGYTMKELYDLGLKLAKHWKPFHKKAPPSSILCGTEKPEVYIEPCHSVIVQIKATEIVPSEMYKTGCTLRFPRIEKIREDKEWYECTTLDDLEQLRGKASGKLASKHLYVGGDDEPQEKRRKAAPRIKKVVGIIEHLKAPNLSNVNKVSNVFEDVEFCVMSGTNSHPKPDLENRLAEFGGYIVQNPGPDTYCVIAGSENIRVKNIISSNEHDVVKPEWLLECFKTKSCVPWQPRFMIHMCPSTKQHFAREYDCYGDSYFVDTDLNQLKEVFSGIKNSGEQSPGEIASMIANLEYRYSWDHSPLSMFRHHIIYLDLYAVVNDLSTKIEGTRLAFTALELRFHGAQVVSCLAQGVSHVIIGEDHSRVADLKAFRRTLKRKFKILQQDWVTDSIDKCELQEENQYLV; this comes from the coding sequence ATGGCTACCCCACAGACTTCACAAACCGTTGCGTCTCACGTTCCTTTTGCAGATTTATGTTCAACTTTAGAACgaatacagaaaagtaaaggaCGGGCAGAAAAAATCAGACACTTCAGGGAATTTTTAGATTCTTGGAGAAGATTTCATGATGCCCTTCATAAGAACCAAAAAGATGTCAGGGACTCTTTTTATCCAGCAATGAGACTTATTCTCCCTCAGCTCGAAAGAGAAAGAATGGCCTATGGAATCAAAGAAACCATGCTTGCTAAACTTTATATTGAGTTGCTTAATTTACCTAGAGAAGGAAAAGATGCCCTTAAGCTTTTAAATTACAGGACACCCACTGGAACTCGTGGAGATGCTGGAGACTTTGCGATGATTGCGTATTTCGTGTTGAAACCAAGATGTTTGCAGAAAGGAAGTTTAACAGTACAGCAAGTAAATGACCTTTTAGACTCAATTGCCAGCAATAATTCTGCCAGAAGAAAGGACCTAATAAAAAAGAGTCTTCTTCAGCTTATAAGTCAGAGTTCGGCACTGGAACAAAAGTGGCTTATACGGATGATAGTAAAGGACTTGAAACTTGGCTTTAGTGAGCAATCTGTATTTTCTGCATTCCACAATGATGCTGCCGAGTTGCATAATGTCACCACGGATCTTGAAAAAGTCTGTAGGCAACTGCACGATCCTTCCGTCGGACTTAGTGATATTTCTATCACTTTATTCTCTGCCTTTAAACCAATGCTGGCTGCCATAGCAGATATTGAGAGAATTGAGAAGGACATGAAACACCAGAGTTTCTACATTGAGACCAAGCTAGACGGTGAGCGTATGCAAATGCACAAGGATGGGGATGTGTATCAGTACTTCTCCCGGAACGGGTTTAACTATACAGATCAGTTTGGAGATTCTCCACAGGAAGGCTCTCTTACACCATTCATTCACAGTGCATTCAAAACAGACGTGCAAAACTGTATCCTGGATGGTGAGATGATGGCCTTCAACCCTAATACACAAACTTTTATGCAAAAGGGGAATAAGTTCGATATCAAGAGAATGGTGGAAGATTCTGATCTGCAAACTTGTTACTGTGTTTTTGACGTACTGATGGTTAATAATAAAAAGCTAGGGCGTGAGACCCTGAAAAAGAGGTACGACGTTCTCACTAGTGTTTTTACACCAATACCAGGTAGGATAGACATAGTGCAAAAAACACAAGCTCATACGAAGAAAGAAGTAATTGATGCTTTGAATGAAGCAATagacaaaagagaagagggaatcaTGATCAAACATCCTCTATCCATTTATAAGCCAGACAAAAGAGGTGAAGGATGGTTAAAAATTAAACCAGAGTATGTCGATGGGTTGATGGATGAACTGGACACCTTAATTGTGGGGGGCTATTGGGGTAAAGGTTCGCGAGGCGGAATGATGTCTCATTTTCTGTGTGCTGTAGCAGAGAAACCTCCTCCTGGTGAAAAACCCTCCATGTTTCACACTCTCTGTCGTGTTGGTTCAGGTTATACCATGAAAGAACTGTATGATCTGGGTTTGAAATTGGCCAAGCATTGGAAGCCTTTTCATAAAAAAGCTCCACCAAGTAGCATCTTATGTGGAACAGAGAAGCCAGAAGTGTACATTGAGCCTTGTCATTCTGTCATCGTTCAGATTAAAGCAACAGAGATCGTCCCCAGTGAGATGTATAAAACTGGCTGCACCTTGCGTTTCCCCCGAATTGAAAAGATCAGAGAAGACAAAGAGTGGTATGAATGTACCACCCTAGATGACTTAGAACAACTTCGAGGGAAAGCATCTGGAAAGCTTGCGTCCAAACACCTTTATGTCGGTGGTGATGATGAACCACAAGAGAAGAGGCGGAAAGCTGCCCCAAGGATCAAGAAAGTTGTTGGAATCATTGAGCACCTAAAAGCACCTAACCTTTCTAATGTAAACAAAGTTTCTAACGTATTTGAAGATGTGGAGTTTTGTGTTATGAGTGGAACAAACAGCCATCCAAAGCCCGATCTGGAGAACAGACTTGCGGAATTTGGGGGTTATATAGTACAAAATCCAGGCCCAGACACCTACTGTGTGATTGCAGGGTCCGAGAACATCAGGGTGAAAAACATAATTTCTTCCAATGAACATGATGTTGTCAAGCCTGAGTGGCTGTTAGAGTGTTTTAAGACCAAAAGCTGTGTTCCATGGCAACCTCGCTTTATGATTCATATGTGCCCATCGACGAAGCAGCATTTTGCCCGTGAATATGATTGTTATGGTGATAGTTATTTCGTTGATACAGATTTGAACCAACTGAAAGAAGTGTTCTCAGGAATTAAAAATTCCGGCGAACAAAGTCCTGGAGAAATAGCTTCCATGATTGCTAATTTAGAATATCGATATTCCTGGGACCACTCCCCACTCAGTATGTTTCGACACCACATTATTTATTTGGACTTGTATGCTGTTGTTAATGACCTGAGTACCAAAATCGAGGGGACGAGGTTAGCTTTTACAGCTTTGGAACTTCGATTTCATGGAGCACAAGTAGTTTCTTGTTTAGCTCAGGGAGTGTCTCATGTAATCATTGGGGAGGATCATAGTCGTGTTGCAGATTTGAAAGCTTTTCGAAGAACTcttaagagaaaatttaaaatcctgCAACAAGATTGGGTAACTGATTCAATAGACAAGTGTGAATTGCAGGAGGAAAATCAGTATTTGGTTTAA
- the LOC125934048 gene encoding uncharacterized protein LOC125934048, which translates to MPGRAGRVPTRRRKAERGAGDVGAGGDICRRHRAWTVATAAAPRLEEDDEERRKRRGGTLPRGNGFRVRGPLRSLRAGLSKYGARPPSRRVRSRRGGTRGAAGGASRAPGTRTASPGERDPLRSPAARRGSGRAGYRAPGAAVRGWTRSASPKPVGGLARSAHRPVLRARPSRPAPSHAPGESDTELPQLRGQRGPAESRPLPATDRCRPADCMAASLGCLRNGASAPHAIEVDFAVDFCQRLLSAKCDASDTPRGIITENTSFIRLFYIGSLGHSN; encoded by the exons ATGCCCGGGAGGGCGGGCCGGGTTCCCACTAGGAGGAGGAAGGCGGAGAGGGGAGCAGGTGATGTGGGAGCCGGCGGGGACATTTGCCGGCGACACCGAGCGTGG ACCGTGGCGACGGCGGCGGCCCCTCGGCTGGAGGAGGACGATGAGGAGCGACGGAAGCGGCGCGGGGGGACGCTGCCGCGCGGCAACGGGTTCCGTGTCCGCGGCCCACTGCGCAGCCTGCGAGCAGGTCTAAGTAAGTACGGTGCGCGGCCGCCGAGCCGCCGGGTGCGCTCCCGCCGGGGAGGGACGCGGGGGGCGGCCGGCGGGGCCTCGCGGGCGCCCGGGACCCGAACCGCCTCCCCGGGGGAGCGGGACCCGCTCCGCAGCCCCGCGGCCCGTCGCGGGAGCGGGCGCGCCGGTTACCGAGCGCCCGGCGCTGCCGTGCGGGGCTGGACGCGGAGCGCGTCTCCGAAGCCTGTCGGAGGTCTGGCCAGGAGCGCGCACAGACCGGTACTTAGAGCTCGCCCCTCGCGGCCCGCGCCCTCCCACGCTCCTGGCGAAAGTGACACCGAACTCCCCCAGCTGCGCGGTCAGAGAGGGCCCGCAGAGTCCCGGCCGCTCCCCGCCACCGACAGGTGTAGACCTGCGGATTGCATGGCAGCAAGTTTGGGGTGTCTAAGAAACGGCGCGAGTGCACCCCACGCAATTGAAGTCGACTTTGCCGTCGATTTTTGTCAGCGTTTGCTTTCTGCAAAATGCGATGCTAGTGATACTCCCCGGGGCATCATAACCGAAAACACATCTTTTATTCGGCTGTTTTACATAGGTTCACTAGGTCATAGTAACTGA